A genomic region of Anaerolineales bacterium contains the following coding sequences:
- a CDS encoding SUMF1/EgtB/PvdO family nonheme iron enzyme encodes MKRMPTTCLLLSVLLASCGSVDLDAPIPVYDTGVDPDAWAVVPAGEFLSGQFDDPLALDYDYEIMVTDVTVAQYVDFLNAALADGTLEIAEEKIVGYYPGDVFHGARHEVEIPAGDYLVVPLDDPASRFTFDGGTFEVREGYENHPMTNVSWFGARAYCGYSGWRLPAELEWEKAARGTDGRPYPWGDALARNNANFYASRDPFEDMSSFGSRTSPVGFYNGLSYAGYATLDSASPYGLYDMAGNVWQWTGDVYEGMHYRFMRGGSKDSYDMDLRLWVRNNAAPEYFSPAVGFRCAREAR; translated from the coding sequence ATGAAACGCATGCCGACGACGTGTTTGCTGCTGAGCGTTCTCCTGGCCTCCTGCGGTTCGGTCGATCTGGATGCGCCCATTCCCGTTTACGATACGGGCGTCGATCCCGACGCCTGGGCCGTGGTGCCGGCGGGCGAATTCCTTTCCGGGCAGTTCGACGATCCGCTGGCGCTCGATTACGACTACGAGATCATGGTCACCGACGTGACCGTGGCGCAGTACGTCGATTTCCTCAACGCCGCGCTGGCCGACGGCACGCTCGAGATCGCGGAAGAGAAAATCGTGGGGTATTATCCCGGTGATGTGTTTCACGGCGCCCGGCATGAAGTGGAAATTCCGGCGGGGGATTACTTGGTCGTCCCGCTGGACGATCCGGCTTCCCGCTTCACCTTCGACGGCGGCACGTTCGAGGTTAGAGAGGGTTACGAAAATCACCCCATGACCAACGTGAGCTGGTTCGGGGCGCGGGCGTACTGCGGCTATTCCGGCTGGCGCTTGCCGGCGGAACTGGAGTGGGAAAAGGCAGCAAGAGGCACGGACGGACGACCTTACCCGTGGGGCGATGCACTCGCCCGCAACAACGCCAATTTCTACGCCAGCCGCGACCCGTTCGAGGACATGAGCAGTTTCGGTTCGCGCACCAGCCCTGTTGGGTTCTATAATGGACTCAGCTACGCGGGCTACGCTACACTCGACTCGGCCAGCCCCTACGGCCTGTACGACATGGCCGGCAACGTGTGGCAGTGGACCGGGGACGTTTACGAAGGGATGCACTACCGTTTCATGCGCGGCGGCTCGAAGGACTCGTACGATATGGATTTGCGCCTCTGGGTGCGCAACAACGCCGCACCGGAATACTTCAGTCCCGCTGTCGGCTTCCGCTGTGCTCGCGAGGCTAGATGA